GCCTCCGACATCCCCGCTTCATGCCTTTTATGAACAGTATTATCGGAATAAAAACAGGCGGTCCGACTTTAGACGCGACTTCACATTCTCACAACAACGAAGCATTCTCTCATATCTCGCCGAGAAAGCCGATGACGCAGTATTTGTatcttttctccttgtttCGGACAAAGTCAATATTGACGTCAAGGACAACAATGGTCGTACGCCGCTGTCGTGTGCTGCCCAGTTCGGGCGCGAGGCCGtggtcaagatgctgctgaaAATGGGCACAGTCGATATTAACGCTAAGGATAAGCGTGGCGAGACACCGCTATTGCTAGCCGCCCAGAGCGGGCATAATGCCGTCGTTAAGCTGCTACTTGAGACGGGCAAAGTCGATATTAACGCAAAGGGCACAAATGGTCAAACACCGCTATTGCGAGCCGCCCAGGACGGGCATGAGGCCGTCGttaagctgctgcttgagacGGGCAAAGTCGATATTAACGCTAAGGATATAAATGGTCAGACACCGCTATTGCGAGCCGCCCAGAGCGGGCATGAGGCCGTCGttaagctgctgcttgagacGGACAAAGTCGATATTAACGCTAAGGATATAAATGGTCAGACACCGCTATTGCCAGCCGCCCGGAACGGGCATATGGCTGCCGttaagctgctgcttgagacGGGCAAAGTTGTTGTAGATTTAAAGGATAATTCGCTTTTGTGGGCGGCTGAGATGGGACATGAGGCTGttgtcaagctgctactCGACACGGGCACAGTCGATATTAACGCTAAGGATAAGAGTGGTGAGACACCGCTATTGCTAGCTGCCGAGCACGGGCATGAGGCCGTCGttaagctgctgcttgagacGGGCACAGTCGATATCAATGCTAGGAGTAAGAGTGGTAGGACACCGCTATTGCTAGCCACCGAGAACGGGCATGAGGCCGTCGttaagctgctgcttgagacGGGCAAAGTTGTTGTAGATTTAAAGGATAATTTCGGCTGGACGCCGCTTTTGTTGGCGGCTGAGATGGGACATGAGGCTGTTGTTAAGCTGCTACTCGACACGGGCACAGTCGATATTAACGCTACGGATAAGAGTGGTGAGACACCGCTATTGCTAGCCGCCCAGAGCGGGCATGATGCTGTCGttaagctgctgcttgagacGGGCAAAGTTGTTGTAGATTTAAAGGATAATTCCGGCCGGACGCCGCTTTTGTGGGCGGCTGAGATGGGACATGTGGGTgttgtcaagctgctgcttgagacGGGCAAAGTTGTTGTGGATTTAAAGGATAATTACGGCCGGACGCCACTTTGGTGGGGCCTCCAGGAAGGATACGAGGCTATTGTCGAGCTGCTCCAGCAAAAGTCATCGAACGAGGACGGCCTACCAGATGCTCTGCGTTCGACGGGCCAACTTCGAGGCTGAAGTTGGTGCTTATGGTTAATGACACAGAAGTAACAACAGTCCGTTGACTCAACGGACAATGAAAGCTCGCTTCAGTGGGTTAACCGTACATCTTACTGTATGAAATGGCAATATACCACAAAGAGAAGAAATATGCCGTAGAAGTTGTCCCCATGATTCGATACACAGCAGAAAGCAGCACTGAAGAGTCTCCAGCGGTTTGCTAGCCCGAAGCTTAACGTGGTTTGTGAAAGCGTCCAAAACTGTTCAAACAGTCACCCAAATGCGCACATTATGGGTGGCAACAAACATACATTCCGGTATTACCACAATATTGAATTTGGGAATGACTGGCTTGACTTTGAGGGATCTCTCATGAATACTGCTTTCACAACATTGTAGGCAAATAGGTCCAGACCACCGGCTCGCCGCCTTCACGAATGTATCCCAAGCCCCCTTGCAAGGAGTAGGCATCCGCAGACTTCTTAACGGCGTTGTGTTACTTGGTAGAAATATCTGGGCGTGCCATTTTGAATCCGACTGTCTACGCAGAGGTCGCCACGGACCAAGCCATTCTTGGTGTAATCCTCGTGCGAATGCAAGACTCTAGTCTTCTGTCAAATTGACGTTTGTTCTGTCAAATTTAGGTATGCGAGTAATGATCATCCATTCAGTATGAAGAATGTGATATGTCTTGTATATTGCCATAGCGTGAACACAATAGTGACGCTCTCGTACGCCTCTATAGGGAGCTAAAACATAGCTAAAGTGAGACATCAACACGGTTTGGGGGTTCCACCGAGTCACGGGCGTAAAACATTAAAAGGGTCAATagaaaaaggacaagaagataTAGACATTCTCAAACTAATATACCTCCGCGCATACGTATTGCGTCTCTGCATGCAAGACAGAATGCAAATAACTCAAATTCTCATATAAATGTGTAGGGTCTTAGCCAACAACTCTGTTGAACCAGACCTATGCTTTTTTTGGTTGCTCTTGATCCCCACAGCGTGGTTTAGAGAGTGCTTCACAGCATGAACTAGCTTCAACGTACAAGCGAGATAAGATACAAGGATGACTTGCTTTCGAGTCGATGAAGCTCAGACATAGCTCAGCTCTCTGGAAACTCAAAAACTCCCTTTGCATTGCGCTTGAGCTGGGCTAAGTCAGCAACATCCGTTACCATGGTGGGTGGTAAAGATACTTACTCCAACAAAGGCTGCGCCGGCAAGCCTCGTAACAGCCTGTCCAAGGGTCAGCCATCGTCATTCAACACTGCATTCATGGAAATACGTACTGGCGCGTATGTGTTGACGGGGTCATCTGCATCCGGCTCAAAGCCCAAGTGCTGGTCTTACCAGATGTCAATACTAGTTCTTCAGTTGGGGCAATGTCTCTCTTACATGACGTGCAATGAAGTATGTTCTTCAACTCCGGGTCTGATTTGAGATCATTGATGAATTTTACGGCCCCGCTGTCGTTTCCAACTCGCGAAATTTGAAAAAGCACATCTTGGATCACGGTTAGCTGTGCCGTCATATTTCACACCACGCCTACCGTACGTTTGTCACCGACAAGGGTTTTCTCCCTGTCATTCAGCTTTTTTTTGCAAGCCTGgattttcttcttcagtgTGTCTCTGTGTTCTCCTTGTGGCTGAAGTAAACGGTTAGTGGGACGAGCTAGCACTTGGGGCATCCTCTGTCAACTTACATCTCCGTCGGTGATTATGGAAATGATCATGGGGTGGAACTTCCCCTTACTTTCCAACGGCGGATACACGTACTTGCTCAAAATCTTATTGTCAAGTTCAGTGCCAATCGGTGTTTTGCcaaagttggtgatgtcgtcGAGCAGTTGCGTAACTtcggctgctgttgagacACGGTCCCCACGTATGTCGCCATTCAAGAACTCAACGCGTACGTCGTTGGTGTTCTGATATATGGTTTCAACACTGACAATATTTGCACTAATGTCACGGCGCTGTCGGCCCCGTTCTGGCTCCCAGTCGATTGATTTAGAGTTGTCTTTGAAGAACGTTGGTTAGCTCTCTCTGAGGCGGGGGAAGTCAATGATACGGTCTACCTAGAAAGAGTATGCACCGAAATAGCGCCAAGACGAGAAGGTCGTCCAGGAATTCGTCTCTTAAATCGTCATTTTCCGCGATCTTTGTGCGCCATTCATCTGCTTTTAATGCTATGGCTTTCAACTTCTCGTCTTCATGAAATCCAGCGAGTTGGGTCTTGTTGTACTTGGTAAGAAAATGGTAGGATTGCAACTACAGTTCAATTAGCCCGCCGTAATGACTGATCTCAAGACTTGGGAGCAGCTGACCTGAGTAAGGGAACTGAGACCAAGCGCATCTGCCTCGGCCTTCCACTTGGGTGGTGGCCCTGTGGTGTTCGCTTTGGgttgtgaatatgaatattGAAACGGAGGATTTGGTTGAGCTGGACGcacaccaagaacaaggtcgGCTAGTGATTTCTTCGGAATCTTCTGTCCCGACGTGGTAAAATCCTCGTTTCCGTCTTCGGCCACCGTGACGTCGGATCTGCCATCTGGAAAGTTAATCACCGCAACTTTCTGCGAGTGATTGACTACAACTCCAGTTTTCATGTTCATCGAAGCTCCGCATACACCAATCTTTCTGGACGGCTGAATCTTGTAATCTTTCCTCCCTATATAAGGTATGGCCGCTATGGGAGTTGGGTCTTCGTCTCCCTCAGCGAGGCGTTGCGCCAGTCCAACAACATAGGTGTGTTTTGAGCCAACAGGAGGATCTTTTCTGCAGCAAATCATGAAAGATCCTTGAGGTGCCAGTTGCGATTGATCGTTTGCCTCCGTGATTCCAATGGAGGTGCCGTCGAAATATGCCTCTGTGATTTGGCCATTGTCCTGGGCAGACCCCAGTTTGACAGGGACACTCATCCCATAATCAATTTGCTGGATGCTGCCCGACTTGACCAATTTTCCCACGAAGGCGAAGTATTCATGTTGAAATTTGATGGATTCTTTTGCGTTGTGAAGCACCTCTTCAGTAGTGTAGAGTACTGGCAGcaacacatcatcaagagcaacatcCGACACATTCGGTGGTAAGGCGATAGCGCAATAAGAGCGCTTCTTGCCGGCGCCGACAGTATTCTTGATGCTAATCTTGTACATTTTGTCTGTGACTAGGTGGAGGGTGGTAGAGTTGTCAATAGGTCTGAAAATTTGTGATGAGGATGAGTAGAGAGTTGTGTGAAACTGGCGGAGGGCTTGGCTGTCTACCATAAGACCAGAAAATTGAGTTCGAGACGCCTCATCACTTGGTATGCCTCACTATTTGTTATTGTAGCCTAGTCAAGACGCTTGCATATGTGCTTACACACAAACTTGGAGGTAGAGATACAAAGTGTAGGTCAGCCAATCTTTTCATCCTCAGGCTTTACAACGGCTGACAGACTTCTTTTGCCGTTTGTGCAACCCACGCGTAGACAAGAGGGCGTGATAGTTTGGAAGTCAAGCTCGCCAATAAATGCGTGATCCTACACGGATTTTGACGAGTCGCCTCTAGAGCTGGTAAACCCCAACCGGTGAAGAGGAATTGCCACCATCCTAAAGGCGAACTGCATATTCACTTTCAGCTCCGACGCTTTCTCGTGGGTATATCTTCCAATTAAAAGAATTTGAGCTTATAAAGCACATTCTAGACCAGAGTGTTGCCATTTCAAAACCGGTATTTGGCCTGCAATGCGTCACAAAAAGTTCCCGGTGTGTCGAAATATCCTGGCAACAACGCAGGTAGCCTTGCTCATGATTCATAGTGTGGCATGAAAAGGCGTCTGCTGGCAATTCAGTTGCCTTGGCGTAATGATGCCGAAAGTGGCTGTTGTGATGAGAAAGATGGTTGATGTGAattcatcaaacttgacgATATATGACGGGATAAAACCAGCGAGCATTCCGTCTCAGTTCTCGTCATCCTCTCTCAACCCCCAACCCAAACACCTGAATACTTACCACACTGCAACTTCATTCATCCGTTACTTCACAGCACAAGATGTCCAACATTCGCACTATTGAGTTTGTTAACAACTCAGGATCTGCAAACAAATCCTACAATGTGTTCTCCGCCAAGGCCCTcgttgagggtggtggtAACACCTCCGTGAAATCCGTCGTCTTTTTCAAGACTAGAACCATAAGCGAGGGCCAGCGGGCCGTCTTCAAATTTGACAACAGCTTCTATGGTTTTCTGGGAACGCAGGACAACAAGACCATTTACACCCAGAGTAACAAGAAGGTAACTATTGGATCAGACAGAGAAGACGGCGACATTCTCCTCTTGGACAAGACGTCCACTTTCACTGTTATTCCTCCAGATGATGAGGTGAAAGCCCCTGGCCTTCAACAGTTCAAGATTAGGACCAACGCAAACCTCAACCCGGACAAGGACGTCATCGGCGTTTCCCGAGGAAGATACAATGGGAGCATTGTCGCTGCTGCGACTGATGTGGTTGACCTGAAGTCGAATGTCACCTACACTTTTACGACCAGCAACGCGGTCTACATCAAGGCTTCGAACTTTACTGAGGCCACTGTACAGACTGCccctgatgatgaggataagAGTGCTGTTAAGGTGGAGTTTGCCGgtcagatgaagaaggccgtGGTTACTGAGGATGACAAGGGCAACTTTACTGTCTCCTACTCTCGTGACTGATTTGGCAAAATCACGATGCGTGCTTGGACTAGTGTGGTTGGGGTCATGGTAGTGAAGTCGAAATGTAACTAGTCCACAAGAATCGAACAACGGATTGCTATGCAAAATCTTCGTGCTGCCCACTGCTGAACGCCTTTTTTGTTGCCTGGTAGTAGCTATATGAAACATTCTGGAAAATTGATTGCTACACAGGGTTCCTCATTGGCTAAATCAGCATGTAGGCTTGTTACGAAGATGCCCGTCCAGAATGCTGCTGTACTGAGGGATTAATGATAGTGTAGGGGGTATTGCAAATCATACTAACTTCCCGGTATACGAACGGGCACATTGATGCTCTTCCCATTATTCGACCTGATCTGAGAACGTTTGCCAAATCGAATTCAGCACGATCGAAGCTGCGGGGAGATACGCTCTTGTCCCTACTTTTACACCGAGTCATTATCACCAATATCATGATAATACAGTGCACTGCTATCATATGATGTCTATTTCGTCTGCCCTTACTTTTGTTTATTTCGTGGTCGCGACGGTTGCGGCATGGGAATTACTGGTAGAGACTTGGCCATCAGCTGTTATGTTTCCTCTATGTTTGCTCAGGAGTTGCAAAAGTGCCAGACTATTTACGCTGCTTTGGCAGTGATAGAGCATTTCATCTGATCAGTCGTGTGGAAAGTTGCCGAACCAACTGCCGTCGCTTTGCCATTGGGCTGTACGTCTGCATAGTTGCCGAGCCGTATGCAGTATATTCACGGAAACCAGGCCGAGAAACTATCACAAAATGACGATAAGGCAGGCCAAGATATCCGAAGGGCAATGCCTATGAGACCAAGGTCAGCACTGGACCGCAACAACTCGAGAAATTACCAAACACGTACGTAAGCATCACCATGCATGACGgccacgcagcagcaacccCTCACGCGGCCGGCTGATTGGGCTTCATTTCGTGTATCCTCTTGGAATATCGATAGCTGTAAGCATATCATCGCATTTTGTTACCCAAAAGCAAGTAAAAGTGAGGCTGGCGACAGAATCGTGCAGCCAATATTCGACATTTGCATGCATCATGTATAGCTACATGTAACGGTTCTGGCTCCTCCTGGACGCATCGGGCTGTAAGCCGACTCCAATATCACCCGGTTTGTGTGCCAAGGTCTGCATCTACACATCTTGGCAGTTTGtcaaacttgttgatgacCTAAATGAGTTTCATTCTTTGGAACCTTTGTCGGCATAATTTTGTTTGCCAATCACATTCTGCCCTTGACGACATTGGAATGGGAACTCGGAATCTCGGAGACATCATCTGTGTTGGGGacgtgatggcgatgggagGCCTCGTATGGACGCTCTCTTACCCCATCAGAGCAGGTTTAAACGTGCTACAGAAGGGAGACAACGCGCAAAAAAATGGAATTCTCTAAGAATTCGAGGATATCTCTCCAAAGTCGAAGCTCCAAGGTACGACCCTGACTCCCCGCATCGCGGTTCGAGATTCTCGAAGAGGGCATGGTATGAACACTCATGAAGACGGTCGCCAGCTCGCAGGTAGGGCTCATTTACAGACTAGTAACAGGGCGTCCACGAAAATTTAACATCATATATGATAGTCTCTTGAGACAAGTTCCTTCCTGAAACATGCACGATATGATCCGGAGTTGTTTTTCAGCCACGTGCACTGTTTCCAATGCGGTGTTCCTCTGTTTCCTTTAGTCCACCTCCTACCGATGAGATTCAAGCCCGTAGAAGAATCCTGCAATACGTTTCATTTGATCTAGAAAGCAGGGCTACGAACGTAATTCTGAAAACCGCTTTTCTTACCTTTCGATCCCGCCGGATGGCAATCCACTTTTGCAATGGTTAAGCCACCGCAACTTACACGAGCTAACCGCGATGGCATGTTTTTCTGGTAATGACTGTTGAATTCCGAGCCTTTTGTAGAAAATGATATATTTTACGAGCGTATAGATAAGTCTCCCAATTCAATTCGTCAAGCCAAGCTGGCGTTGCCATCCGTCACAGTTgttctccttggctgcaAACCCAGCTAGCCTAACAAAACACAGTCGACAACTAGCTGCAAAATTGGCCGCTAAAATTTGAGACGAAATACGTGTCGTGCGTTAAGTGAGGCACTGTGCATGCTAAGCGCGAATTGAGAATAACGTCAGTGAAAGTGAGGCGGATCACACGTCGGGCATCAAGATGGGATGACTGTATAAATTCTGGTCTCAACCAcgtcttccatgtccttttCAGTGTCTGCTTCGATGACCAAACAGTGGCCTTTGTCCACCATTTTGACAAGCAGCAGACCACTCATCTGCCATTTTAGACGTCATATGTCGTCTACGCTCGAAAGTTGAAGTATACTTTCTGTGTCATTGAGACTTTCAACAGCATCTCCGCCATAGACATACCTTTACAGGTACATGACCGACAACTATGACTACCTGTATTCGCTGCGGCGGCCACGGAACACGCCTCGTTTCTTGCGTTCCATGTTGCGGGAGGGGAACTCTGGCTAATTGGAAATGCACCAGTTGTGACGGTTCTGGGAAACGTTACCAGACATGTTCCCGGTGCAATGGGGCGGGTTCATACGGTAAGAGTGTCCTTGATTCCAGAATTATGAATATGAAGACGATTTGTTAATAAACAACTCACAGTTATCAAGCGATAAGGCCCGCATATGAGTCGGCACGGTGGAAGCGCAGCCTTGAGAACCTACGACTCTAGTGACAAGGGACATGGCAGGATTTGAGGATATTTTCCAATGGTCTTTGGTGTAGTTAAAGCTTGCCATCACTGTACACTTCATTAAATAGTGGCTACATGTTTGCAAAAGATGTATCAGATTGATTCATAGCGTATGCTATTAGAAACTGATTATGATAAAACTATGAGATACTTCATGTCTCGTGCAAATAGCTTCAACAACCCGGTTCTttcagcagcaaacacaCATCTCATATACCAACCATCACGTTGTGAGACTTAACCATAATGGCAGTGGCAAATGCACTTGCTGCCAGAGCACTACAAAAAGTCAGTAATCGTTTCTACATTGCAAGAGCAAGTTACAAACCACAGAGCTGGCACAGTTCAGGGAGCTGCAACCTCCAGCTTCCTTGCAGCACTTGGTGGCACAGGCCACTATCATCAGCGTCAGTACATTAGACCCTTTAAAATATTCACTTCGAATCATTTCAGCTACTTACAGTGAGTGCAACCTCGTGCCTCCTAGTAACAGATTGTTAGATGTTTAGCATATGGTCATAAGGGTACGACAACTTACAAGTCCAGACTCCTCTTGAAGAGgcacagccatggccacacTGGCAAAGAAAACGGCAGCAACGGCACTGAACTTCATTTTAAGATCTTTATAGGTCGTTTTTAATTGGTTTCAGCAGATTCTTGTGTTTGCAGGTTTGTTAGTGGCATGCATGTTGCAGCAGCGAGGACTATATATACTTGACttctctcatcaacatcacagctGTATCACCAAAATAGAGGAACAAAGCATACACAATAGCCGTTTGACCAATAATACCTTCACGATTGTTTTAAAACTACCCATTCTCGTAATTAACCACGCGAGAGTTATGCACCCCGCACTTTGAGGTGTCAGATCTCGGAGCTATTCTTCAGCTCACCTGTTTTGCCACTGTTGCAACGCTAACAACATTGTCAGACGGTGAGAAGACGACCCGACAGTAGCAAACTGTCAACAGAATGTCCGTCATTTGATATGCATAATTTAGGGATAGCTCCCGGTGGTGATGTGTTATGCCGACATATGGCCTGTCGCAGGGAGGAGTAGCGTCCCCGGGACGACTAGTGCGAGTGGGATATGCAAATAATCATCCGTGTAAATTTAAGCGCTTCAACTAGTTTAAATCTAAGATAATTATATCCTTGTTATTGCCTCTCGTAGATTTAACCGTCGGCCTAACATGCAGGCACCTCTCCATCAGTCCTGATTCAGCCAGCTGCGCGATGGCCCGAAGCGtatatcaatatcaatatcaacgTCATGGTAACCACTCCGCACGTACCCATTGGAGGACTTTCCGATGGAAACGATATTCTGTCTTGCTTTTTTCATCATTGATTCACTCTAGCGCCATGCGTTCATCCGATATCGCAGTTGCACATTAAGTCTCCATCAAGGCCTTGCCGTAGGTGGTCATGGACCGATTATATCGTGGCAAGTGTTTTGCCAAAGCAACCAAGACCATTGACAAGCCTTCCTTGTCTCTACCCAAACTCGATAGACACAGGGCCGTGGTACATGCCAAGGCATCGTCAAGATGATCGGTGCCACGATCCCGCTCAGCAAGTAGTAGTTCCAAGGCTGCCTCTACCTGGCCAACATTTCGCATCGAACTAGCCATCTGAATGACAGCTCGCCGCCGATGTTCCCCGGTCAGTCCACCAATGTCAAGAGCTTGGCGGTACAGGGGGATGGCTTTGTCTGAGTGACCCCATGAGTCTCGGGCACAAGCCTTGTGGAATAGGCCATCGGGGTCATTGGCGGGTAAtctggctgccaaggcgTCAATCTCGGAAATAAAAGTTTCCTCTGCGTAAGAGTCTATGGCTGTGAATATGGCGGCAACCAGACTGTTTACGTCTGACCGGAGGCTCTCTATATCCGCCATATTGAGATGACCCGGATGGTGATATGACCGTTGGTAA
The genomic region above belongs to Pochonia chlamydosporia 170 chromosome 2, whole genome shotgun sequence and contains:
- a CDS encoding tetratrico peptide repeat domain-containing protein, with the protein product MADIESLRSDVNSLVAAIFTAIDSYAEETFISEIDALAARLPANDPDGLFHKACARDSWGHSDKAIPLYRQALDIGGLTGEHRRRAVIQMASSMRNVGQVEAALELLLAERDRGTDHLDDALACTTALCLSSLGRDKEGLSMVLVALAKHLPRYNRSMTTYGKALMET